The region ACATTTGAGTTCGTATGAACATGCATCCTAATTTTATTAGGTAATCCCCTATTAATTTAGTATGCATTACCCAAAAGTTTGTAGTGTTGTGTATAACTTTATATATATGTAGTGTATCTAAGAGTTTTTTATTGTAGAAAATGATCAAAACTAATGATGTAAATTTTTTTACTTAAAACATATGTTTTATTGAATTAGGTACATTACCTATTTTTTTTTAACCTATTAATTGAATTTTTATATATTTGCAGAAATATGTATTGCTTCAGCCACCAATCAGGAAAATTGGAACATTTGATGAAGGTAACAGTTTATATAAAACCGTAATTATTTCCATTCTGCACCAATATGTGAAAATTGAAGAAACTAGTAAACATGGTAGGGGAAAATATGGTAGAGTATAGGAAAATATGTGTGTGTTTTATCTGAAATCAGTTTTCTGTCTTTCTCAAGAATTGTTAATATGGGTCCTTGCTCACTTTTCTCTTTTCCTTTGGGTCTCTGTTTTCTTTTCATTTTTGGTGGAGTGCAATAATAGCAGAGAAATCAAAGAAATTTTAGGACATACAAGGAGTTTAATATTTTATAACCAAAAATTTGCAGAAGCATTAACGATTTTCGGCATGTATATTTATTGTTGTTTTTTTGGCGTAGTTTCAACAAATTCTAACATCTATATGCTAAAGCTATATCTCTACACACTTTGCATTGGCAGGTGCATGAAAAGGATGTAATCGGTATAAACCATCACCCACACAGAAATCTAGTTGCAACCTATGGAGAAGATTGCACCATGAAGTTGTGGAAGCCGTGAAAAAACACATCACTTTTCGGTTTTCTGTATTAACCAAACCTTTTAGGTTGATGTAATTTCTGTTGGAAAATACTCATAAAGATAAACTGTTATTACCTCTCCCCATAATTCTTAAGTTAAAATTGTTTGTAGTTTTGCACTAAGAAATACAATTTTCTTAAAGTTTCATTTAAGATTCAACTTCGAAATATGCATAAATTTAAAAAGACCGTGTAGTCCTGTACCTCTATACTCCAATTTGTTTTTTAATAAAAGATTTATTCCTATAATCTTTTGCACATTCTGGGTATCTAAATTattgtttttcaatttttttttataaattataatttttagaGTTTTTTTAAATACAATTTTCAAagttatttttgaaaaaatacgtattttaagtttttatttacaaaaaatgaatttttaaaatacAATGTTGTAACTCGATTAATTCAACAAAATGCAATCCGAGTATGAAACCCCAATTATAGAATTTAAAAGGACCGGGGAGTACAAAAAATTTTCTTTCTAACAAAAATTAAAGTACAATAGATTTTCGATAAATGAATATTTAATAAATGTAAAATTTtgtcaaataatttttttatcaatataatatatataatatatttttaattccGATAAATATATAAtctcaattaattaattaaatatttcgGTCCAATGATATTTATTTTATCGAGATTTAACTGTACTACAAAAGTTGGTTATGGTAGAATAATGATGGGGTTAATAAAAGTAGATCCACCGATTATGTACGTGTATAAAATGCGCTTCTTCGTCATCCCTTACCTCAGCAAAAGGTTACACCGACGGCACTCCATTATAGACCGGATCATTTCTCAAGTTGGTTTACCTTCAAAACTATATTACCCATTGATTGTTTTTATAAACAAATATAAGTAAACGTGtcttattctttttcttttttttgcaTTGTTTTTTGTTAgactttgaataattattttgaaCATTAAATAAGTGCCTCTCTAATTTTGTAACAATTTAAAAATAAGTTGATATTTAAGATTTGTAGACAAACTATAAAGATAAAATACTATGTACCCCAAATTtatttgtttatatatatacataaagcAATATTAATTAAAGGCTACTTTGaacttaaaattaaattttaaccAACATATAACATGTTagataaaaaaatcaaaatatccaCCAATCGGATAAAATTGTCCAAAATATTAATTGGTGTGTCCAAAATACTCACGAAACACGTATATAGGGATGTGTATTCGGATTTTGACAAATGATACGCATAACTAGTTTGCGTATTCCCTTTCACTTTTTGGGTATACGCATGCTAGTCATGCGAATACCTTACAAAAAATTAAAGGGTTTCGCATGTTTGTCATGtatattttttgttaaatttttaaaaattaaatacgTATTTCATAAAAATTTTGGACAGATAGTATCGTTAATCgatattttagaaaattaaaatttaaaaataatgtattttggacataaatacatgttatataggaattcaaaatcaattaAATATGCGGAAACAGTGAACGAATATTCGAAATAATTGTGCTTGACATGTGCGTACAAAATTAGGCCACTTGTTTATTCACAATTATGGTGTGCGTTGTCACCACGTTACATTTAAAAATCTATATGTCCCTTCCAGTCCACCACTGCATATGACTATGCGGCATGCGCTGTGTCGCACCAATATAATGAAATAAATAATACTCCCGATGTAATATTCatttttatatttgattttttgtTAAAAACGATGTAAATTTATTAGAAATTTATTAATttcaaaataattattaaaaaataatttatttttaattgttgaaaaaaataagttattataaattaaatttaatatattttaatataaattttttgattttttaaaaataaataaaaataatttttttatttttgatgataaaaaaaatgatcaatttaattaaaaaaaaaggGACGTAAATACGTAGCAAAATTAATACTTTAGgtcaaataaaaataaaaaataatatttgacACGTGGAAAATTTAAGCCTCCCTCGGCTATAAAAGCCCCTCTCCCACCCTTCAATTATCTTCTTTGGTCTCTGCTTTGTTTGCATCGCCTCCCTGTAAGTTTACTTTCTCCCTTCTCCTtctcttatttcatttatttatttatttactatatttttttaatttattttctagtTTTTTTCTTGTTTAGATAATTATAACTTCTAGAtctaatttaatttaatttgttCATCCTTTCTGCAGATTCAACTGTTAATTTGTGTAATCTATCAGCTCAGCTACCACTAATTTAAATACATATTAGCTCCGATCGTCTCATAGTTTTGTGATCTTGTCTCTGTATAGTTATTCAATCTAAGCCATGATACGATGATTTTCGTGCGTCGTATTCGTATTCTTCATTCCTTCTCCGTTGTGTATCTCTACTTGCTCTACGTTTTTTCCTGAATTGGACTCATTAACAACCCCCCCCCCTTGATCATACATTTCGTATCTTTTAAAATCTCGAAAACTGTTGATTTACCTAAACTCTTCGTATTTACCCTGAAATATTACCCCGAGATTCCGTTGATCATAAAAGAAATCGCAAATTAGGTTATAATCTCGAATTGAGATAAAGAATCACAAATTAAGTTAGAAGCACAAATTGAGATTATTGATATGGCATCTCCGCAAACACAAATTAGTTCAGGCTCTGACGGTGATCTACGATACGCTAAGTTTGATGAGaggaagagaaagaggatgataTCCAACAGGGAATCGGCTAGGAGGTCAAGAATGAAGAAGCAGCAACGTGTTGATGAATTGTTTGGCGAAATTAGCCAATTGCAAAGCCAGAACAAGGTTGTTATGAACAAGATTAATCAAGCTACTGACATGTTTGTTAGTGTTGCGTCCGAGAATAATGTGTTGAGAGCTCAAATGTCGGAGTTGAGTGATAGGTTGTATTCGCTTAACACGGTTTTGTCTATTGTGGAGGAGGTGAGTGGTCTTGCCATGGATATTCCTAGGATGCCGGATACGTTGATGGAACCGTGGCAGATACCGGATGCTTTGATGGAACCGTGGCAGCAGCCAATCACGGCATCTGCTGATATGTTCAATTGCTGAATTTTAGTGCTGTATTGGTAATGTTGTGTGGTTAAGTTGGTATTTTTGTGTATTGATAGAAATCTATCGGTGCTAGCTAAATAATGAACTTAGAGTGTGTTGTAATGTAGTGAATTATATAAATTTCAGTTGATAATGTATTGAGATTAGTATTAATGTATTTATGTATACGTGTGATTTTCTTTGAAAGGTTCTATTGATGTTGTTTTGGAATTACAGTGTTGTTTAATGTTGGACAATGACAGAGTGATAACATAGAAGAAACTGGATAGACAACATAAAATAGAAACTTGCAAGACAGTTATGGAGGACAACCTTAGCAGAGTGTTTTGTTCTGTAAATATGATAATTCAGAACTACGGAGGTTTGTGTTGTAGTTAATATTGATGACACCGAGTTTAAATTCCATACTGCGTAGTATTCGGCTATTTGGAGTTGATTATCGATGAACTGAGTCCAAACTATAGAGTTTTGTAGCTTTAATTACTAATTTGTTGCAACTGTTTATTTGCCTTGGTTTCAAGTTGATTATTGATGAACTGACTACCAAACTCCAGAGTTTTATAGCTTTGATTACTAATTAGTTGTCTTTAAAGTTCTGAAAACAAACCCAATATCTATGGAGTCTCCGTATACTTATTGGCCTGTACACAATAGATACGCAGTGTTGGTATTACGTTTTAATCTATCGAGTTGAATTAGTCTTTGAGAGAAGAACGTGAGATATTACTCATTTTCTTCGGTACTGAATGTGTTAATTTTCATAGCTCTGCGGGTTTTTAATTGTTATTTGCTTGACTGCCCAATCTTGGAATAATAAGAGCTCGGTTAGAGAAAGggtttaaaataaaaaaaaatgaacCAATAATCTTAGTTTTACATGTCTTTATTTCCAAAAGGGAGAATTGGGCATTAGTTTTACATGTCTTTATTTCCAAAAGAGAGAATTGAGCATGAGTTGTAGTGAGTTTAAtaaatctatatctatatatctatatatttatataaagaaAAATCACTCGTGTCTGACCATCtatatatctatatctatatatttatataaataaaaatcaCTCGTGTCTGACTGGCGCTGCTCAGGAGTCCTATTTTTATATTCTAATTTCTCAAATTTTcctagaataatcatcaacatcAATCATCAACAGAAGCTTCTAATGAAAATTGAAAAGTCTCGTCAGTTATAACCCTTCGCCTACTCAGCGGACAACATACATTTACTAACATCAAACATGA is a window of Apium graveolens cultivar Ventura chromosome 11, ASM990537v1, whole genome shotgun sequence DNA encoding:
- the LOC141698117 gene encoding bZIP transcription factor 53-like, which produces MASPQTQISSGSDGDLRYAKFDERKRKRMISNRESARRSRMKKQQRVDELFGEISQLQSQNKVVMNKINQATDMFVSVASENNVLRAQMSELSDRLYSLNTVLSIVEEVSGLAMDIPRMPDTLMEPWQIPDALMEPWQQPITASADMFNC